The nucleotide sequence ACTGTACAACTTTACCTAAGTTTGACCATTCTTGGAAGCATCTCAGATAATGTAAACTGGAACATTTCTGTTTAGATATTTTAGTGTCGGATATTTTgtccatatatttatttttaaataattattattatgttgtcTTCTTCAGGTTTGAGTTTGGCGCTGCAATTTTCATCGCCTGGGGCGGTTCCCTTTTAGACGTGTTGGGTGGAGCCATGTTGGCTGCATCCTGTCCTCGAAAGAAAAACGTATCCAAGTACCCATCTATGGCCAGTTCCCGCTCCGGTCCAGCAAGTAGCAATAAAGAATATGTCTGAGAAACAAAGGAGTTCACCCACATCCATCTTTGGAGTTCCACTGAAGAGAATGTTAAGTGTTTGAGGAGTTTTGACTCATAGAGGCAAAGAATAACTGAAATTGGACTTTCCTATCTTTTTATTCAGGCTAGCTTGATAACCCCTTGATTATCATGCAGTCTTTATAGATGATGTTTTACACCCTATCCACACATTCCACAGTTGTTTACAAGTGATCCTCACAAATGCATTATAATTGGATCCCCTGACTTAATAGACAAGCCCCTGGGGTGTAACCTCTTGAATTGTAACCTAAATGGTGGACTGTTGCCAACACTTGCATGTCCCCGTTAGAACCAGCAGCTCTTAGCATTCACCATGTAATTGAAAGCAATCCATTCTAGCGAGGTGGCTAGGCTGCAACTCAGGGGTCTTGTACAACAAAGAGACAAGGTTACAATACAGTGTTTTATATCAACTGTTGCTCCTTCCAAAATAGATTTTACGATGAGCAGGGTGTGACTTCACACAAAGCTCTCACTGTGTAGGGTGACAATTTCACACTGGCCTTTTACTACAAGACTCATTACAGGCTAAGCAGCTCTTCATACCAGTCTGCTACAAAGCCTGCAAtgatatgaaatattttgttatatACTCACTGTGCCATTATTGCTCTAACAACTTTCATATCAGCcatggtaaaaaataaattgtatgtGGATTTACAGAGTATAAATGTTAGTTTACTCTGGTCCCCCTCTAGGtttttaaagtcatattttttATAAGATATTTTATGCTTCAAACAGTGTTTGATGTTTTATAAATGTCATAGTTTTGTGCATTTGGCTCATTTTCTGTAGCGGGTTATGATGTAATGAAGTTGAATCAAGGGTACTAACAgtattaaaattgaaaaagagTGTATTGTGTACTGACTCCATGTGAAAATCCTTCCAATAATCAATATAACAATTatgaaattacacaaaaaaaatctaacagtATTTGAGTTTGTACAAACATAGCATTGATTAAATAGAAATGGAAACACATTGgtttgtctggaaaaaaaataattttagctTTTTGCAAATTAATATGGATTGATCAGCTCAAGATTTACTTTAGGTTTACTTCCTGTGACTGGACTCTTACTCTATCCCTTGGTCTCTCAGTGTTTACAGTTTTCATAAAATGAAACATAGTTCTCTAAAGGACGACCAAGAGGATGTTCGTTTTTGACAGACAACTTTATCTGTCTGACATAATAACAGAGGCATTAATTATCAATGTCCTGTAGTGCCTTCAAGTGACTTGTGGTGGTAAGCAGTGTGCGATTTTTGGGGGGGACTGTCCCCCACTCTGGTTTCCACATCTTATCCTCGGgggataataaataaatatatatatatatatatatatatatataaaaataacaggAAGGTAGTGACAGaattttcttacaggtagtctgTAGTCTGGACCTAACTTTCAGCCTGaactgaattgtcttcagtctcgaTGTTGGTGAACATCTCCATGAACATAAATgtattgtgggtttgtttcctgctcagaagttcacagagatgtggatagaaggaggaaacactgcagatgacGCGACAACAGGAAACCTGAAAAGACCAAACGAAGTcggacatcagagcaaactgttcgtTTGATATTGAATCAGCATGACTTGATAGCATGActtgaaatctgaatctatagGGTATTAATGTTACCTTTTGTCGGCCATTACCATTAATCTAAATCCTCTTGTCATTTTGGCGTGATAGGTCCTTATCCAAGGTCCTGAAGCATAATGAcagcttcatcaccttcatcttccacatcgtAGCcgacacagaaaattaaatgttgtcTTTTTAAGTTGTTTTATATATGAAAGTTAAACTGGAAATAAGTCAGGCTCATAGGGCTGACCATTTACCAAAGAAGAACTGACTgcttatctatctatctatctatctattatttcatgatttccaaaaaaatattCCCCCCACctgttttttttgacaaatcgcaCCCTTGTGGTACCAGAGTGCCGTCACTAAAACTACTCAAGTAAAATCATTTCATAGATTTGCATTTAGTgtatcaaactttttttttccaattaaaaaGTTCGGATTTGGAGCTTCAATCACTTCAGACCACCTAGACGAAAGTTCTGAGTAGCAAATATCTGATAATGGAATACCTCTGGTTTTACTCTAAGCAGAgtatgttaattaaaaaaaaaaacatgtaaagagGGGATTCATGTGATCAtaattattgaataaaaaactTATACTCACTGAGGCGGTTTTTAGATGACTGTATCTGAGCAATAACTTCATTTCTTATAGTctctttttaaagaaaaaaagcaccTGGTTAGggagtcaaatattttctgctgctgcttgtgACCAGGTAATAAATGAGCCAACataacagtttttattttccctttgGGAATACGAGTAAGATCATTTACAGAAATAAAGCATGTTTCCCCAGTGAAAGCcatgtttaagtaaaaagaaatggCACAAATGCACCGGAGCAGATAAATAAATCTACACTTGTGCCATTCAAATGCATTCAATGAACAAAACACTTTCACAAAGATATATTGTTTACTCATCAAGATGCATTATGAAAATTTGACCATTTCCATGCAAATATTATCACAACTGAAACAACAATCTTTGAGTCAGAGAATAAGCAGTGAAATCCAGCACTTTCATGATACGTGAAAATCAAAAATGAACCAGTAACAATTTCACAGCTAATTACATAACATGACATCAACATGTGCCTTTACAGACAACAACATGTTGTTTCAAGTTTCGCAGCAATCTTTAAAAAACACCATTGTGAAGATTGTCTCAGCGGTCAGAGCTCATCGTAGGCTGCTTGTTTTCATGATCTCATGCTGTCATTATAAAGTTTTATCTTAGAATCACTCACCTGACACCACCTGTGGTTGGCTGAACACAGACAACTGTTACAGAACTGACCCTTAAGACATTTTGTCCTATGACCCGTCTGTGTACAAATCAGAATTAACTTAAATGATTGATCAGAGTACATCGCAAATCATTTGGCAATTTATTTAAGACATTTAGAACTGCACACATCTTCTACCACAGTTGTCTGGCCAACTGGGAAACCCTgtttctgaaaacaaacaaaccctctAAACATCTGTGGttgtttgtgatatttttctgcTGACTCTGCAGCTCCAGCAGACAGTGAGTTTAGGAAAATGTTGACTCTGCATGATCTATAGAGCATAATGTTTGGTGTGGCTGCAATACAACTACATAGCCCTTAATAACAGGATACAAGTTAAGTGTTTGGATGCTTTAACAGATTCAATGCATAGAGTTCTGCAACATATCACGCCACATAACAGGCATTCCCACAAAGTGCACCATTTGGAAAGATAATAGATCTCAGTTTACGTGACTGAAGCTATTTCCattcaaaaacaagtaaaaaacatgaagccataacaacacaacaaagtgGTTCTTCTCATTctttaaacaataaataattagCAAGCTTTTTTTCACTGTAAATAGCAATTCTTCATCCACTGGATAATAGTACACAGCTGTCATCAATGTGAGAGGGGAGAAAGATAGTGATTGCACAAACGAAGCTTAACATTTGACCTGTGTGATACACATTAGCAGGTTTGTCATCCCTCACAGAGCAACTCCATGGTCAGAAAACCTCACAGGCAGCGGAGAAGCTGCTTTTTGTCTGACAACCAGCTCAGTACAACTTTAGAAATGTAGCCCTTGGTTTGAATCTTTGAAAAATATAGACACTCTCCAAATCTGTCCAGAAATTCTACTGCCTACCGAGGTATAGAGGCCGGTGCAACACAAGTCATTCACAGTCTGACCAAAGGTAAGTTAAATAAGCACTATGTACAATCAGGGCCTTCGACTGGCGCTTAAAGAACCATTTGTTGTGCCTTATTGAGCCTTCAGAAGCTGCAGGAGGACACTTTACAGGCTCAAGGCCAAGATCACTGACAGAGGTTCGGAACCCCAGgagatttcctttttttggcaCTTCTTGGTAGAGTTTAGGAGATGGACGACAGCGATACAGGACACTGCCCATTGTTGTTCATGATGTCATCCAAGTCTGCATCGTCCAAATCCACTGAGAAAGAAAGGGCAGGGTCAGGAATATTCACCTTTGGGTTGATCCCAGTACCAGATaccttttttttggtcatttaaaGATTAACTGGACCACTCCAGTGGAATAGTTTCATATTTAAAGCAGTTCATTCTGTTACTAAAACATACTGTTTCAGGTTGTTATGTTAAACTGAGTGAATCCAACAGTGTGCTAATATTTAACAGAACATCATTGCAGTCTATTCTATTCACTCtattaaccaaaaaaaacaaaaaaaaggaatgtaAAAAATTACCAAGTAGTCAAAAAGTTCTTTCAAAATTCAACAACTTGTGATCACCAAATTGAAGTTTTAAAAAACTGGAGTATTTTCAGATCAAATAATAATCAGCTTTGATTTTCTTTAGCCATTACATTATACAATCCATATTTGtgttataaatgttaaaaaaaaaaaaaaagcacctgaTGATTTCTGGTTTCTGGTGAATGGATTTGTTAGAATGTAAAAAAATCATGCTTTATTAGCCCTGACAATATCACCCCAACATTCAATACTTTTTTCATGAAAGTTTGCTAATAGTTTGGGaattttccagtttgggattaatgaagtacatctaaatctaatctaatctaaatctaAGTAAATCTATTTATCAATCAAATAATGAGAGTGGTGCCTCGtgacaattttatttttctaattttggtGAAAAAAACCTGTTTCACCTGTTGAGTGTGTAACTTAAAAATTATGTCATACATCCAAGAAAtgacgcgcgcgcacacacagacacagacacacagacacagacacacacacacacacacacacacatctgcagtgCTGCTTTTTATATCCAGTCATTTTCACTTCTTCTATGTTTCTATAGCAACAACTCATACCTATTCTTAAGAAAAGGGTAAGGTTCATTTTTAAACTACATCTTGTAAGCTGTGTATTATCACTTTGACATAATGTGCATTTATCACAGAAATGACGCAAAATGCATCTATAATTTTaggtttgaatttttttttttaacttcaggaGCAAAACTTGGCAACatcagattttttcccccccaaagTTTaactaaaacaattttttgatCCTGTTTTTTTGGTTCTCTAATCAACTGCTCAATTAAAGAAGACATCATATTTGGAAATACCAGTGGCGGGCTGTCAGGGCCAGCAacgccttctctgctggcctaaaaCATACTCAGTAAAACacttattcataaatatttttaaataaaattgtaatgttatttatttttataaaaatgttttttcctgttAAAAAGTTGGATCAAAAATTGGACTTAAAAGGCGCAAGAAGATCTGCGCGCACACTACCAAAAACTCCCCGACAGCATTCTAGACAACATTCGTTCCCAGATACGGAATCGATTTCAGGACCATAACATGTTGatgtttctctccctcttcgACCCCCAGCACTTTCACACTTACAGGGAAAAAAGCCGCCTTTTCATGCTTAATGTAGAGGCAAGCAATACTGTTTGATTTCCCCTGACTTTAAACAGAACTGTctgtgttatatatatatatatatatatatatatatatatatatatatatatatatatatatatatatatatatatatatatatatatatatatatatatatatatatatatatatatatatataatattatttaatattatattatattatataatgtacattatgtttatgtttacctGGACCTGCAGGAAGAAAACTGATGAATCATCTCACGTGGATCcagtcacacttttttttttcattttttaataatgcTACCAGTTACGCACCTTTCTTGGACCGACCAATCTGGCCCAGTTTGGGTGCCCTCTGCCCGAGTCTCTGAGGGTTGGCCTCGCCGCCATGCCCGTTAACCTGGGGGTGTCCGGGGTTGAACTGCCCAGCCGGGCCTGGCTGTCGAGGCGGTCCGTTGGGCGGGATGAGCTCTGGTACACCTGAAGCTCCGTACATCTCCGGTGCGCGTCTTCTCCTGATTGGCCGCTAGATGTCCGCACAGATTCAACTTTGCCTCGTGACGAAAAGCCTCTTACTTCCGCAATGGCATGCGACAACGAATGTATGGACAAGAGTTGATCAAATGTTGGGACAGATCAGAGCGAAAGTCCTCGTAAtctgtgaatgacaggaaggtgTTTGTCAGCGCTGGACGCCACGTGTCCGCGAGCGGCCAGTATTTAGTAAATGCGCACACACGTCCTCCCGTTTACGCAGAAATAAGCGACGTGGGCTggtgtgtttaaaaaataaaaaaataaataaaacaacatttcaacAAAAACAGGTGTATCAGATTCCTTCCCAGTCATCACAACGTGTGAACACAACGTCTCTTCCATTTAATGCACTCACTAGAATAAACCGTCTTTCAGCCCGCGTCTAGTAGCTACATGAGAGGATCGCTTTCTCTATCATTCTTTAACATTATACTGTTATACGGAATAAATCTtacctcttttcttcttcacaaAGGCCGCAGTTGGGAGCTGATTCTGCTTCAAAacagggttgttgttgttgtttatcagagctctctccctctctttctctctctctctctctctttctctcggcACAACACCGAGGAAGCGTCGATTTAAAGGAGCCTCTCGTCGCTTTCTCGGCCTTCAGGGATTTCCTCGTATTGTGTCTTGACTCAAAGCTGCATGTGGACGTCACCGTGAGGTTGAGGCAAAGGACAGCGCTGTCACTTCGGATTATACAGCGGGGGTGTGTCAATGCTACGAGGGCGCACTGCGTAACAAACGCACCATCGGTAATGAGAGTGACTCAGACTCCAGCCAATGGAAAATTGTGTTCACAATAATGTTTCATGTCAGCGATAGCTGCATCCCTGAAGTCCATACGGAAACAGGATAACGTCAAAAAgggtgggatgggggtgggggtggaggtgggggtggagggggtagGAATAAATAAGGTTGATTTGCTTTTCTGCTTCTTGTTTTAGTCTTTAGAAGTCTCTCAGTGTTCCTTAGATGCATCTATCTATCCCTCTCTCATAATGACTTTTATCtgtcttctttccttttctgctctacacagtaaatgtgaaatCAAAGTCTGACTTATATATTTGAAATCCTCCACACAAAGATATTAATTAAATTGCAACACCTTgcaaaatgtatgttttttaaagtaaattggtgtattgatttgtttttctactCATATTTTTaagacaattaaaaataaaatgatcagtTAAATAGAACATAAGTTGCAAAGTGCCGATGTTATTTCAGTTTGAGCATTTTCATCCTCTGAGTTTGCTGTAGCTGGTAAAGTTAGAAATGTTCAGCACCTAGTTAACACAAGAAAATATAacacagaaaatacagtatatccttACAAATGTGAAACATGAAGTTAAATAGAGATTTTATAAGAGAATAGCATCGTGGTTATTACACGAATTTAGCTAATAATTTAGGGACagttttttatataaatataagacAGGGCTGGAGCGACATGGTGGTGCAGGAACCTTCCTGCGTCACAGAAAGAAAACTTCAAGCTTGTCTGGTGAGGTGGTGTGTTCTCCATGTCTCCGTGTTCATCCATCTTGCATCATCTGCAAGATGGATGGAATACAGGAATGACTCTCACTACAGCGCGACCCTCCACCAAGGTCAAGCATCCCCTTTTAGTCCTCATCCAACAACCCTGTTTGTGCATGTGGGAATGTTTTATCTCATCATCATCGCGTTTCGTGGATGAATCCATGCATGGTTGGATTAAGAGAACAAATTTAGACTTGCCAAGACTGATCTGCTTGTAGATCTAGCTGTGCATACCTAAGTGGAGCTATGTGGAGGTGGACTATGAGAGATGATATAAAATAGTCGGCTTCACCTCTTCTGCACAATCATCAGCACACCGTagtaaatgaaacaaatacacaatCATGTTGAAGATTGTAGTCGCCTCTCTGCTACTGCTGGTTCTGGTTGACAACTTTTACTGCAGCTCAGgtaaatgaacagaaaatatttttctttgctgcaTACATGATCCTCATGATGCTCTTCTTGTAAAAGTTTCACCCCTTGTTTTACAGGAAATGCTTGAAAGGTGGTTGATGGttgatttattattgttattgttgataAATGATTTCttgctttttggattttttttttccactgagtGCAGCGTCACAGACTGGATTTCAAGTGACCAAAGAGCACATCCGCAAGTGCAGATGCCAAGGCGAGTGTTGAATATGTTTTCGTTAACAATTTGCTACATAAATCAGCTTAAAGCAAGAACAGCTTAATCATTGGTGCTGTTATGTCTTCTTCCACATTTCCAACCAGTGCTACAGTATGTTGTCATGCAAAGAAGACAATAATGCATTAAAAGTGGTTATGACCTGCGTTTGTATGCTGTgaatttaaatttcaacttctgcTCTTTTTGCAGTTTCTCCCAAAGGAAAGATAAAATGTCGCTCTCCGCTGCTTCCCACAAACAACGTCAAGAAACAGGACCTGATAAAATGCTTCTGCAGCAAAACACACCAACGCTGTGAGTGAACTGATACTAAACACCATGCAGGTGTCAAAGATTCTGTCCTTTCTGCGTCAATATTTagtaaataattacattaatttaatttttttttcttagtgttTCCAGAGTTCCAGACAGCCTGCAGGTCATGGCGTCCTAATATTCCAATCCCCCTGTTTTAAATGGTTGAATTACCCACAGAGCAGGTTCTTGAACACATCTTATAATGGCATCACTACAGTATTACCATTATATCCCATAATTTAATGTCTCATCTCATTAAAATCACTTAAAGTCAGCTAACAGTTAATATGATACACGTCATCATCATAGTATTGAACATGAACCATATCTgtgatgtgttcatgttttgtaaataatgatttttctATCAAAGAGAtattttgcgtgtgtgtgcattgaaATGTAAGTGGAATTCAGGCATGATTTGACGCTTCTGAAAATATGCtgattcattttcttgatgGCTGGTGGGAAAATATACCCAGTGTTCCACTACGATGCCCAATGCAATAAGAATGATCAGTTTatggtttaaaatgttttttgtttgcctgAATGAGCTAACTTGCGGCTAGTTCCAGTGTGGAAGACCCACTGAACCTCTCCAGTCAACAAGACAGTAGTAGAACCACTCTCCTACAACTTTGATGTAATTAAAGCACTGGGCATCAGGATTCAGGATGTTGTGATCTGTGTATTTTGAGTCACTAATAAAATATGTTGTGACATTTTGGCtcagttgttttttaattatggGAAATGATTGAATATTTGTAACAAAGTTCCGATACTGAAAGGCCTCCATATGCAGGTCACCCAGTAGATTGTATTACTGGAAGGGCATCCCATAGACCACTTCATCAAGTTATCTTAGATCTTGATGTACCCCAGGGCGCACATGATCATGTTTtgtcctttgtttttgttttgttttttaataggAGAACATAAATTGTCATCAATGGAATAAAAAACTGACTTTCTGGTGAATTTGATACTTCCAAACCTACCATGAATGTCACCTTTGTTAATCTTCTGTTTCATCATCTGAGTCAGCTGCAGCCCATATGGGAAAAGAGGTCAGTGTAGCTTGATGGTGGAAAGATTTCCTCCAGTGAATTTAGTCCGGAAAATAAGGAAAGTAAGGACTTACACCGGAAGGCATTTTCAGGTGGCGCGTATATAAAAATTGTAGTGCAGTTTCATGTGGTGAAagtctttcatcattttttttttgatgggcAGAATCCTGAAGTGATTGGTCAACAAGGAAAGTAAAAAGTCAGGGcgtttttgtaataaataaacattaaaatgctaCGGGTTGGCAGAAGTAGCTCTCAGGAGGGCCCAGCCCTGAGGTTTACCTGTTGGCTTCATATTTACACCAAAACACATGTTaagagccccccccctccacacacacacacacacacacacacacacacacacacacacacacacacacacacacacacacacacacacacacacacacacacacacacacacacacacacagaccaactATTGTCAACGAAGAACAAAGTCAAACACTGCCGAAACTTTAACGGCTCTAGGTATATCAGCTCTTGGTCTTCCTGATATGTTAATGGATAAACTCTTGAGCAGGTGAGTCTTTATCAAACCAAACCTAGCTCCATATTCTTGGTTATATTTTCACCCTGCCTAAAAATGTAGTGTTTCTTCAGACGCTGGCTCTGAGCCACGCACgtagcagaaaaagaaaatcattctcTGAGTTTGGCAGGAGTCTGTGAAACAAAACTACAGATTACCTCCGACTAGGAGGCAGCTGCTTGTAGACCTTTGTTCTTCTGGGTTTAGTGCTTATCTTTGGTTCCTGTTGATTTTGTCATTGTTGATTGTCACTGTAGCTCCAAACTGAGTTGTGGTCCAAAAGTTGACTTATTTAtatctgttttgcttttttttaccTAAATACTGTTTAATCCATAAAGATGAAATACACACTTTACAAAGAGTTACATGTATATGCAAATGTATTGGTTGATTTATTTATGACTTGTGGTTATTAAACTAACATGTCTCCACGTCTTTGATTCCTAGTatgtttttaaatcaagaaGTGTTTACTCTTCTTACCTATGGTACATTTGCTCGAGTATGTGAGAACAGTTATGAGGTATTTGTGCATAACTTCAGTAATTCTCCACATTATTACTTTACATTAAAATTTCAGACAGAAACAGTCCAGTCAGGACTCTTTTCCTGGTGTTGTTTGCTACATGAAGGCTCCAGAAATATCAATCCAATTTAATAACATAGAAAATAAGAAGACCAACAGCATCCCACCGGCTATATAATTGGAACATTTCCTCATACCTTGAGTACCTTTTACTTATATTTATTAGTAAATTCTGAAATTAACactaattaattattttgattttatattcttATTCTCAAACTTAACTGATGGATCTGTCCATTCCATCCCTTCGTAGCATTTTTCTCTCCATTACTTTATGTCCA is from Antennarius striatus isolate MH-2024 chromosome 23, ASM4005453v1, whole genome shotgun sequence and encodes:
- the si:dkey-112a7.4 gene encoding uncharacterized protein si:dkey-112a7.4 — encoded protein: MYGASGVPELIPPNGPPRQPGPAGQFNPGHPQVNGHGGEANPQRLGQRAPKLGQIGRSKKVDLDDADLDDIMNNNGQCPVSLSSIS